The nucleotide sequence CCCGATTCTGGAAATTACTCACACCTTCGGTCTGCGGTGTTCTGTAATACACCATCCCCCTTTCCGGATGTAAAACCTCCTTCGCGTGAATAAGAATACGGGTAAAAAATTCGCCGTCCTGATTCACCAAAAGAGTTTCATCCCACAGACCCGCCTTATCGATAAGGTCACGGGAGACCAGATAAGCATGACATGGAAAAAAAGAGGCTTTTTTATCGAAGGCCTTCAGCAAATCGAGCCCGGTTGGGAAAGCCCGGTTAATATGAGATTGTTTTGGCGCAATTCCTTCCGTAGAACCGGTAAAACGATTCCACTTACAAGTGAATACGATCCCCTCATGATGGCTGTGCTGAAGCAATTCGAGCTGTGCCGCCAGCTTATCTTCAGATAAAAGATCGTCGCTATCCAGCCAATTGATAAAGACACCTGTACTCTTTTCAAAACCTAAATTGCGACAGCTGTTAGCTCCTTTAGGGTAATCGTCGGGTCGCCGATAATAATAGAAACGGGCGTCCTTTTCGGTAAATTCTTCTACCACCTGTTTGGTGTTATCGGTACTCCCATCGTCTACCACGATACATTCCCACTGTTTATACGATTGCTTTAACACCGAAGTAAGGGTTTCCTTGATAAGGTGACCCCGGTCGTAGGCAGGTATGATAATGGAAATAAGCGGGCTGGTATCCATTGCGTTCTAATTGATTCAAAAATAGGCAAGACGGGGCTGCTATCAAATTATATCCCTGTAAATTTTTACCCATGCCTTAGAGGTGGTTTGGGGAAAGAAATGCGCTTTAATAGACCTGCTGTTGTCTTTATTCTTCTGTTTTTCGGCTTCCGGATCTTTGAGGATTTCCGGGAGTATGTGCTTCAGGTCTTCGAATTTGGAAGTCGTGTAAAAGGTTATTCCCTTCTGTTCAAAAATTGCATAAGGCAACCAATTGGCTGCAATGACGGTATTTCCGGCATACAATACTTCAGTAACTGAACCGCTTAAGGCATCACTCACCGGCATCTGTATCTGAATATCGGTGATCGATCGTAGCTTTGCTACCTCATCAAAGCTCAGAAAATCGTGTAATTGAACAATATTAAAGGAATCGACCGATTTACTATAGGCGTCAAGTGCTTTAAGATACGCTTCGTCACGCTGATAAGTGAGCGAAAGGACAACGGTTAGGTTCTTCAAACTTTCTGCAGGTAATGTTTTCAGCACCTTAAGGATCTCAATATGGTGAAAGGCTTCCGTGGCACTATATCCAATAGCAACTACCCTGTGATCTAGCGGTATACCCAGATTCGCTTTAAATTCATTTAAAGCAACGGTATCTTCGCGCAGTGCATCTATGCGGTCATAGATGCCCATTTCCTGAGCAAAAAGCGCAAAATGTAATTTCGGACGTAAATCCTCACCATAGCGTTTTAGGAGATCTTCCCCCATTTCGGGTGTCTGTATGGTGATCACATTGGCTCGCTTCAGTGCCTGTTTTACATAGAATGTAGTTCGTTTGTCATTGTTCCGGTATAGATCGGAACCCCAAAAACTACAGATAACCTTAGCGGATGAGGGCAAGTGAAACACATAACGCAGATTATAGGGAATGCAATAATGAAAATGATAGATATCGTGATTTAGCGGAAGGATATTTTCATCGACTATACTCTGATAAATGTTTCGGGTGAGAAAATGCCGCACCAGCTGTAATGCTGAAAAATTCTGTCGCATTTCAAAAAAAAGGGAACGCCAGAAGAACCGCGAACAACATATTTTTACATAGGATCGAAGTGATACGGCTTTAGAAAAGTTTTCCTGTGAAAAGTCGTATTCGGCTTCAAAGACACTGTTTTTTGCGGCCACTTTTCCTTCCGAAATATCATACACCCTATCGATACTAAAACTCAGGGAATCATCTTCCTTCCGCAGCGCTCCGTATAATTGATTCAGGAAATTGGATTGTCCAAGTCCCAGTGATAGTATGTGCAGTTTTTTTAGTGCCATTAAAGGAATGGGGATTCACCAAATTTTTTAAGGGTTTCGTTGTATTCTACCCAATTTCCAACGTCCATCCAGGAGGCTTCACTCACGGGGAATACCCCTATTCGGCCATTTCGGGCTGTGATCTTTTCCATGAGATGGGTAATATGAAAAAATTCACCTTCAGGAATTTCCTGCAACAGTTGGGGTTCGATCACATAAAATCCGGCATTTACCAGAAAATTATATTCGGGTTTTTCGGTGATCTCCTTTAAGAGGCCTTCTTGCGTAAGCTGCAGGGTTCCGTAGGGAATGGCATAGTTCTTAACAGCGCCTATAAGGGTTAACTCGTTCTTATTTTCCTTGTGATATTTATACACCTCTTCGTACGCCTGATCCAGTAAAATATCACAATTCGATACAAAAAACGTAGTATGGATCTTATCCTTTAACAGCGACAGGCTTCCCGCAGTACCCGAGGGACGATCTTCTTCAAAATAACGGACCTCGTAATCTTTGTCGGTAATTTCATCGAAGTGATTTTTGATCATGGCCGCCTTGTAATTTACAGACAGGTAAAAGGTCTTACTTCCGCTGGCCACAAATCTGTCGATGATATGTTCTATAATAGGTTTTTGCCCGATTGGGATCAAGGGTTTCGGAATAATGTTAGTGATAGGACGTAGCCGGGTACCCTTGCCTCCCGCCATGATCACCACAGGAATATCGAGTTCCCCGCTGCCGCTGGTGTGCTTTTCTTCGAAGAGGTCTTCCCAGAAGATGACATCGACCAGCTTTTTTTCCGGAGACAGGACAGGCATAAATTCCATGCGGAACTTTAGCATCTCTGTGCGTATTTCTGCTTTTGACTGAGTTGTGGACGCTACTCTAAGGTTGGGGCGAAGTGCCTGAAAGACCGCAGCGTTAAAATCCTGATTTTTTATAAGATGTCTCTGAATATCTCCAACGCTCAACAAGCTTTTATACTCATTATCCTCATCGATAACCAATAGGAGCTTACGGTCTACGGCATCCATTTGTTTCAGCGCCCGGGTAAGGGATTCATTTTGGGAGATGAGCAAATGACTAATTTTATCGAGTAAGGCTCTTTTCATAGATTGTCCTTGGTATGCTGCAATTTACAAATTATAAATTCCGGCCTTGTATTGCTTTAAATTTTCTGCATCGGAAAACCAGGTAACTGTTTCGGCCAGAGCCGCTTCGAAAGAATACTCCGGTTTCCAACTGCAATGCTGCATTAGTTTTGCGTTGTCCCCGAACAACCGGAACACTTCACTGTTCTCCGGTCGTAAACGATCTGTATCGGTCACGATCCTAGCATTGGGATTGATCTGTTCTTTTAGAATTTCGGCTACATGTCCTATGCTAATCTCGCTGTTGGTAGCAATATTGACCTCCTCTCCCACTAAGGTCTCTGTATTTGCGATGGCTTCGAATGCCTTTACGGTATCTTTTACATACAACAGGTCACGGGTGGGGGTGAGATCTCCCAGTTTAATCTCTTTAAAACCGTTGAGCAACTGAGTAATGATAGTGGGTATAAATGCTCTTGCCGATTGCCGTGGACCAAATGTGTTGAAAGGTCTAACAATGGTTACCGGCAGCTGAAAGCTTCGGTAGAATGAATCGGCTATGGCATCGGCACCGATCTTGGAAGCCGAATAGGGCGATTGTGCCTGTTTGGGGTGTTGTTCGTTAATTGGAACCGACAGTGCCGTTCCGTAGACTTCGGAAGTGGAGGTCACCAGCACTCGTTCAACCTTATGATCCCTGGCTGCCTGTAAAATATTGAGGGTTCCCTTTACATTGGTATCTATATACGAATCGGGAGAATGATAACTAAAGGGAATAGCGATAAGCGCTGCAAGATGATAGACAACTTCAATTCCTTCCATGGCCACACGTACGCCATTTGGGTCTCGAACGTCTCCGGTAAAGATCTCGATCTTATCCAGCGTATCTTTGGGTAGTGTATCCAGCCAACCCCAGGAATTAAATGAATTATAAAAGCAAAACGCCCGAACCGCATATCCTTTGGAAACTAAATATTCGGTAAGGTGTGAGCCTATAAATCCGTCGGCGCCCGTAACCAGTACTTTTGTTTTGCTCATTTGATAGGAATTACTAACAAAATTAGGATTTTAATTGAGGATTAATATAAATCGAGGTATTTATCTGTGGTATTTTGTTTACTGAATTGCTCTGTTACAAATTTTCGCCCTTCGGCTCCCATCTTCAGCAAAAGGGATCTGTCGTTATATAATACTTCAATTTTTTGAGCCATGGCATCCAGATCACCATCGGGAACCACATATCCGGTTACACCATCCCGAAGGGTCTCCGGGAATCCACCCGAATTGAATCCAACCACAACCAACTCCATGGCCTGTGCTTCGAGGGATACCAACCCGAAAGCTTCCCTCCTGCCATCCTTATCGGCTGTGGAGGTCATTAAAAACACATCTTGATCTTCGAGTAGTTTTGCGATCTCCAACTGACTCTTCTTCCCGGCAAATACAATATGTTCCGAAATGTTTAGCTCGGTTGCCAATGCTTTAAGACGAGCTACCTCCGGGCCCTCACCCACAAGAGTGTATTGCACGGACAGTCCTTTTGAAATTAATTTTTCCACCAAGCGGAGTCCGAGGTGTTGTCCTTTAAGCGGAATACATCGTCCAATTGTGATAAGTTTTAATACTTCGGAAGGTTTTTTCGAACTTTTTCTACTGAAAAAACCGCTGTCGATACCTATGGGAACTACTTCAATAAGATCATCACGTATCCCTTTTTTAAGCAGTATTTGTTTCAGATAGTTAGAATTTACAGTTACCCGAGAGATCGCTTCATTGTAAAATTTAATGAGTTGGGGTGCGGTTTCTTTGGATGCCAGAAAATGTGCTCCGTAGCCGTGAAAGGTCACTACGATCTTCGATTTCAGGAACCCAATTCGCTTCAGATAGTGCAGTGGTGGCAATGAGGAACCGAAATGAACATGAAACACGGTGTTTTTCCTATACTTTCGGTAAAAACCAAGTATATGCAGGTACGAAAGGTCGAACTTCCGTTTCAGTATACAGAATTTCAGAAAATAAAAAAGGTAAAAGGGGTCCAGCAAGGACCATCGGTTCAACAGCGTATCATTAAGGGTATTAGTGCGTTTTAGTAATTTGTATTTTTTGGTAAGTTCAGGTTGAGAGCTAAAGGAAAGCGGATGCCGTATATCGGTTACGATCTCAACCTCGTATCCGGCGTCTATGGCTGCCACCATATTGGACACCACAAAAGTTTCGGATGGGGTTGGAAATTCCTTGAGTTTATAAATTATGGTCTTTTGCACCAGTACTGGATTAATATAGGAGTAAAAATAACATTTCCACCTTATAAATAACGTTCTCCCGGCTCACGTTTTCTAATCACCTTTGCGGGAACACCAAAAGCCACACATTGATCCCCCAGATTTTCGAGTACCAGTGCTCCCGAGCCCACCACGGTATGATCGCCTATTGTTTTTCCGTGAAGTATGTTTGCCCCTATCCCAATGGCGGTGCAGTATCCAATGGACACATTGCCGCCGGTGGTGACTCCCGGACTAAGACTCGAAAAATCCCCCATCACCGAATCGTGATCCAGCGAAGCTTTGGTTGCTAAAAAACAGTGCTCGCCAATGATAGCATCGTTATTTACGATCACTCCGGCCATAAGCACCGATCCGTCGCCAACACTCACATTCTTCCCGAGGATCACCGAGGGGTGTACAGCAGAAACAAAATCGAAGCCCGGTGCGATCTTAAGGATGGTGTTGGCTACTTTATTTCGGATAAAATTATCTCCTATCGCGATGATCCCAAGAGCAATACCTTGATCGTGCAGGATTTCGGGAAGGTCGCT is from Constantimarinum furrinae and encodes:
- a CDS encoding acetyltransferase, which encodes MSKEKILVFGASDHTRYTLDIIEQQGKYEVIGIVDTALLKGESFTGLPILGTDSDLPEILHDQGIALGIIAIGDNFIRNKVANTILKIAPGFDFVSAVHPSVILGKNVSVGDGSVLMAGVIVNNDAIIGEHCFLATKASLDHDSVMGDFSSLSPGVTTGGNVSIGYCTAIGIGANILHGKTIGDHTVVGSGALVLENLGDQCVAFGVPAKVIRKREPGERYL
- a CDS encoding glycosyltransferase family 2 protein, producing the protein MDTSPLISIIIPAYDRGHLIKETLTSVLKQSYKQWECIVVDDGSTDNTKQVVEEFTEKDARFYYYRRPDDYPKGANSCRNLGFEKSTGVFINWLDSDDLLSEDKLAAQLELLQHSHHEGIVFTCKWNRFTGSTEGIAPKQSHINRAFPTGLDLLKAFDKKASFFPCHAYLVSRDLIDKAGLWDETLLVNQDGEFFTRILIHAKEVLHPERGMVYYRTPQTEGVSNFQNREKMESSIQSWKRIEDHLRQAAPEADFPFLEHARNYLFEKIGDRQFLKEHRDFFKKQFYRRRLWPRFVRKINQVFKT
- a CDS encoding glycosyltransferase, which gives rise to MALKKLHILSLGLGQSNFLNQLYGALRKEDDSLSFSIDRVYDISEGKVAAKNSVFEAEYDFSQENFSKAVSLRSYVKICCSRFFWRSLFFEMRQNFSALQLVRHFLTRNIYQSIVDENILPLNHDIYHFHYCIPYNLRYVFHLPSSAKVICSFWGSDLYRNNDKRTTFYVKQALKRANVITIQTPEMGEDLLKRYGEDLRPKLHFALFAQEMGIYDRIDALREDTVALNEFKANLGIPLDHRVVAIGYSATEAFHHIEILKVLKTLPAESLKNLTVVLSLTYQRDEAYLKALDAYSKSVDSFNIVQLHDFLSFDEVAKLRSITDIQIQMPVSDALSGSVTEVLYAGNTVIAANWLPYAIFEQKGITFYTTSKFEDLKHILPEILKDPEAEKQKNKDNSRSIKAHFFPQTTSKAWVKIYRDII
- a CDS encoding NAD-dependent 4,6-dehydratase LegB; translated protein: MSKTKVLVTGADGFIGSHLTEYLVSKGYAVRAFCFYNSFNSWGWLDTLPKDTLDKIEIFTGDVRDPNGVRVAMEGIEVVYHLAALIAIPFSYHSPDSYIDTNVKGTLNILQAARDHKVERVLVTSTSEVYGTALSVPINEQHPKQAQSPYSASKIGADAIADSFYRSFQLPVTIVRPFNTFGPRQSARAFIPTIITQLLNGFKEIKLGDLTPTRDLLYVKDTVKAFEAIANTETLVGEEVNIATNSEISIGHVAEILKEQINPNARIVTDTDRLRPENSEVFRLFGDNAKLMQHCSWKPEYSFEAALAETVTWFSDAENLKQYKAGIYNL
- a CDS encoding glycosyltransferase family 4 protein produces the protein MQKTIIYKLKEFPTPSETFVVSNMVAAIDAGYEVEIVTDIRHPLSFSSQPELTKKYKLLKRTNTLNDTLLNRWSLLDPFYLFYFLKFCILKRKFDLSYLHILGFYRKYRKNTVFHVHFGSSLPPLHYLKRIGFLKSKIVVTFHGYGAHFLASKETAPQLIKFYNEAISRVTVNSNYLKQILLKKGIRDDLIEVVPIGIDSGFFSRKSSKKPSEVLKLITIGRCIPLKGQHLGLRLVEKLISKGLSVQYTLVGEGPEVARLKALATELNISEHIVFAGKKSQLEIAKLLEDQDVFLMTSTADKDGRREAFGLVSLEAQAMELVVVGFNSGGFPETLRDGVTGYVVPDGDLDAMAQKIEVLYNDRSLLLKMGAEGRKFVTEQFSKQNTTDKYLDLY
- a CDS encoding nucleotidyltransferase family protein, which codes for MKRALLDKISHLLISQNESLTRALKQMDAVDRKLLLVIDEDNEYKSLLSVGDIQRHLIKNQDFNAAVFQALRPNLRVASTTQSKAEIRTEMLKFRMEFMPVLSPEKKLVDVIFWEDLFEEKHTSGSGELDIPVVIMAGGKGTRLRPITNIIPKPLIPIGQKPIIEHIIDRFVASGSKTFYLSVNYKAAMIKNHFDEITDKDYEVRYFEEDRPSGTAGSLSLLKDKIHTTFFVSNCDILLDQAYEEVYKYHKENKNELTLIGAVKNYAIPYGTLQLTQEGLLKEITEKPEYNFLVNAGFYVIEPQLLQEIPEGEFFHITHLMEKITARNGRIGVFPVSEASWMDVGNWVEYNETLKKFGESPFL